The following are encoded together in the Cicer arietinum cultivar CDC Frontier isolate Library 1 chromosome 2, Cicar.CDCFrontier_v2.0, whole genome shotgun sequence genome:
- the LOC101502610 gene encoding uncharacterized protein: protein MVSLLKALTMSPKREAPSDFEASQKKRKWEDSLTEEFFKDQKHEVKTKSIFDIELHLKTPLPSDKWQQYLTLQSGQIHLCNTKMNMKTQESNRDLLPEKSSLGQISLDLELNLTCESLRKKEESYDNFEKKKISGSPNLVNESSSKNNNNKKKDSSVLTPSWLSSDGDYKEMIATVCMRCHMLVMLCKSSPSCPNCKFMHPPPDQNPSKFLKRRRFSLLS, encoded by the exons ATGGTCTCACTTCTCAAAGCACTCACCATGAGTCCAAAAAGAGAAGCTCCTTCAGATTTTGAAGCTTCACAAAAGAAGAGAAAGTGGGAAGACTCACTTACTGAAGAATTCTTTAAGGATCAAAAACATGAAgtgaaaacaaaatcaatctttGATATTGAACTTCACCTCAAAACACCATTACCTTCAGATAAATGGCAACAATACCTCACTCTTCAG TCAGGGCAGATACACTTGTGTAACACAAAGATGAATATGAAAACACAAGAATCAAACAGAGACCTTTTACCTGAAAAATCATCTCTTGGTCAAATAAGCTTAGACCTTGAGCTTAACTTGACTTGTGAATCAttgagaaaaaaagaagaaagttaTGACAATTTTGAGAAGAAGAAGATTTCTGGTTCCCCTAATCTAGTGAATGAATCAAGCagcaagaataataataataaaaaaaaggattCAAGTGTTTTAACTCCATCATGGTTATCATCAGATGGAGATTACAAAGAAATGATTGCAACAGTTTGTATGAGGTGTCACATGTTGGTAATGCTTTGCAAGTCATCACCTTCTTGTCCTAATTGCAAATTCATGCACCCACCACCAGATCAGAACCCTTCAAAATTTTTGAAGAGAAGAAGGTTTAGCCTCTTGTCATAA